From Deinococcus aquaticus, one genomic window encodes:
- a CDS encoding sensor histidine kinase — MTPAARPVTPPDGSRRAALLVPGGGLVSARVAWRHSLRFRLALTYSLLALVLILLTSLGVVTLLLSRMDQQFTDRLNERADTLAEAFTGAQQGLGRTAGSASAYTMLIDTQGVVYATSPILREFNDAPFPFGTQGQVSVQDTSVRAVQRPVGDFGTIWVGLPEVDLIAARQSALSALLLALIVAPLLLLLTGWWVGRRALSGLEHAANLADRIDPTRSLATLPLPAQEDEVHRLLTAINRLLVRIEDGQAREKQLLGQIVHELGAPLTVLKASLQRAEERTNDPEVQRASLVADELTFTTQDLMQLARGELEMKLAWHYIPARTLRGRVDRLVPGTTFTGDWEGGILCDPDRLTQALRNLLANARRAAGPEGTVTLNLTETPEWLTFTVRDSGPGLPAELGEQIFQPFVSGSGSSGLGLSVSRQIALMHGGTLTGENHPGGGALFTLAIPGAALGDDSDEPDEEETDLLNEPPLPARS, encoded by the coding sequence ATGACCCCGGCCGCGCGGCCCGTGACACCCCCGGACGGGTCGCGGCGGGCCGCGCTGCTGGTTCCCGGCGGGGGGCTGGTGTCGGCGCGGGTGGCGTGGCGGCACTCGCTGCGCTTCCGGCTGGCCCTGACGTACAGCCTGCTGGCCCTGGTCCTGATCCTGCTCACCAGTCTGGGCGTGGTGACGCTGCTGCTGTCGCGCATGGATCAGCAGTTCACGGACCGCCTGAACGAACGCGCCGACACGCTGGCCGAGGCGTTCACCGGGGCGCAGCAGGGCCTGGGCCGCACGGCGGGCAGTGCCAGTGCGTACACCATGCTGATCGACACGCAGGGCGTGGTGTACGCGACCAGTCCGATCCTGCGGGAATTCAACGACGCGCCGTTCCCGTTCGGTACCCAGGGGCAGGTGAGCGTGCAGGACACCAGTGTCCGCGCCGTGCAGCGCCCGGTGGGGGATTTCGGCACGATCTGGGTGGGCCTGCCCGAGGTGGACCTGATCGCCGCGCGGCAGAGTGCCCTGAGCGCGCTGCTGCTGGCGCTGATCGTGGCCCCGCTGCTGCTGCTGCTGACCGGCTGGTGGGTGGGCCGCCGCGCCCTGAGCGGTCTGGAACACGCCGCGAACCTCGCGGACCGCATCGACCCGACCCGCAGTCTCGCCACGCTGCCTCTGCCGGCGCAGGAGGACGAGGTTCACCGCCTGCTGACGGCCATCAACCGCCTGCTGGTCCGCATCGAGGACGGACAGGCGCGCGAGAAGCAACTGCTGGGGCAGATCGTGCATGAGCTGGGCGCGCCGCTGACCGTCCTGAAGGCCAGCCTGCAACGCGCCGAGGAACGCACGAACGACCCGGAAGTGCAGCGGGCCTCGCTGGTCGCGGACGAACTGACCTTCACCACGCAGGACCTGATGCAGCTGGCGCGCGGGGAACTCGAGATGAAACTCGCGTGGCATTACATCCCGGCCCGGACGCTGCGGGGCCGCGTGGACCGGCTGGTGCCCGGCACGACCTTCACGGGCGACTGGGAGGGCGGCATCCTGTGCGACCCGGACCGGCTGACGCAGGCGCTGCGTAACCTGCTGGCGAACGCCCGCCGCGCCGCCGGCCCCGAGGGCACCGTCACCCTGAACCTGACCGAGACGCCCGAGTGGCTGACCTTCACGGTGCGGGACAGCGGGCCCGGCCTGCCGGCGGAACTGGGCGAGCAGATCTTCCAGCCGTTCGTAAGCGGGTCCGGCAGCAGCGGCCTGGGCCTGAGCGTGTCGCGGCAGATCGCACTGATGCACGGGGGCACCCTCACCGGCGAGAACCACCCAGGCGGCGGCGCGCTGTTCACACTGGCGATTCCCGGCGCGGCCCTCGGCGACGACAGCGACGAACCCGACGAGGAAGAGACCGACCTGCTGAACGAACCGCCCCTGCCCGCCCGCTCCTGA
- a CDS encoding response regulator transcription factor yields the protein MLAQILVVEDDPHLGPLLKEYLSGEYQVQHAGTLKDAQAWLGTHTAQLILLDLNLPDGDGLDLVQALRQYSSTPVLVLSARSGVQERVAGLNAGADDYLTKPFAMPELDARITALLRRTAAGSGVNLGNTSLSTSSLLLTVDDKHTNLTEHEARILELMMRTPERVFSRADIESHLYGWETPNSNSVEVRISQLRKKLEHAGSDLRIRTIRNVGYVLQA from the coding sequence ATGCTGGCCCAGATTCTTGTTGTCGAAGACGATCCGCACCTCGGGCCCCTGCTCAAGGAGTACCTGTCCGGGGAGTACCAGGTGCAGCACGCCGGCACCCTCAAAGACGCGCAGGCGTGGCTGGGGACCCACACGGCCCAGCTGATCCTGCTGGACCTGAACCTGCCGGACGGCGACGGTCTGGATCTCGTGCAGGCGCTGCGGCAGTACTCCAGCACGCCGGTGCTGGTGCTCTCGGCGCGCAGCGGCGTGCAGGAGCGCGTGGCAGGCCTGAACGCCGGCGCGGACGATTACCTGACCAAACCGTTCGCCATGCCGGAACTCGACGCGCGTATCACGGCGCTACTGCGGCGCACGGCGGCCGGGTCAGGCGTGAACCTGGGCAACACCAGCCTCTCGACCAGCAGTCTGCTGCTGACCGTCGACGACAAGCACACCAACCTGACCGAGCACGAGGCGCGCATCCTGGAACTGATGATGCGCACACCCGAGCGGGTGTTCTCGCGCGCGGACATCGAGTCTCACCTGTACGGCTGGGAGACGCCGAACAGCAACTCGGTCGAGGTGCGCATCTCGCAGCTGCGCAAGAAACTGGAGCACGCGGGCAGTGACCTGAGAATCCGCACGATCCGCAACGTCGGGTACGTGCTGCAGGCCTGA